A single Anatilimnocola floriformis DNA region contains:
- a CDS encoding hybrid sensor histidine kinase/response regulator, with amino-acid sequence MRLADFIEANIELILAEWEVFARKIWPHSSAGAVVDPATLRDDAEDILLATVSDMRSDQTTSQQSEKSKGGGLAGKSGDQVNKASELHGAGRVGSGFQLWAVVAEYRALRASVLRLWRESGPETDLNDIDDVTRFNECIDQSLTESVRAYTKQVERDRVELLVKEQAARKDAENANRAKDLFLATLSHELRTPLNAIVGWINILRLSGDSEENLAEGLDVIERNTKAQVQLIEDVLDVSRIVSGKLRLDIRDCDLIDIINAGIDVVRPTANAKEISLEVQLDPTARRASCDATRMQQVVWNLLTNALKFTGKRGVVRVTLARESSCLRLMVSDNGQGISPELLPYVFERFRQADSSTRRTYGGLGLGLSIVKHLAEMHGGTVEAQSGGEGQGATFIVSLPIKAVQIAEAAFADSDSESDATSAMRPPEPPPVSLDGLHVLIVDDEPDARRMLSKVLEGVGARVTTAATAAEALAVIANATDKLDVFVSDVGMPNQNGYDLIREVRRLGHHAQGLPAVALTAFAHKDDASEAAMAGFQVHLAKPVNLHELTAVIARLAGRV; translated from the coding sequence GTGCAGTCGTGGACCCGGCTACGTTGCGAGACGACGCTGAGGATATTCTCCTCGCGACGGTTTCGGACATGCGATCCGATCAAACAACGTCGCAGCAATCCGAAAAATCTAAGGGCGGCGGTCTCGCGGGAAAAAGCGGCGACCAAGTTAATAAAGCATCCGAGTTGCATGGTGCTGGCCGCGTCGGCTCCGGCTTTCAATTGTGGGCGGTCGTCGCTGAGTACCGGGCGCTTCGCGCGAGTGTACTTCGCCTTTGGCGGGAAAGTGGGCCGGAAACCGACCTTAACGACATTGACGACGTTACACGCTTCAACGAGTGCATCGACCAGTCTCTCACTGAGTCCGTTCGGGCGTATACGAAGCAAGTCGAGCGCGACCGCGTCGAGCTGTTAGTAAAGGAACAAGCGGCGCGCAAAGATGCTGAAAATGCCAACCGCGCCAAAGATTTGTTTCTGGCTACCCTTAGCCACGAACTGCGGACCCCACTTAACGCCATCGTCGGCTGGATAAACATCTTGCGTTTAAGCGGCGACAGTGAAGAAAACCTCGCAGAGGGACTCGATGTCATCGAGCGAAATACCAAGGCGCAGGTACAACTGATCGAAGATGTACTGGACGTCTCACGCATCGTTTCCGGCAAGCTGCGTCTCGACATCCGCGACTGTGACCTGATTGACATAATTAACGCGGGCATCGACGTAGTCCGCCCGACAGCGAACGCGAAAGAGATTTCCCTTGAAGTGCAGCTTGATCCCACAGCACGCCGCGCGTCTTGTGATGCAACTCGGATGCAACAAGTCGTCTGGAACTTGTTAACAAATGCCCTGAAATTTACGGGCAAGAGAGGCGTAGTTCGCGTTACGCTGGCCAGGGAAAGCTCCTGCTTGCGGCTGATGGTGAGCGACAATGGGCAAGGCATCAGTCCAGAACTGTTGCCTTACGTCTTTGAGCGTTTTCGTCAGGCCGACAGCTCTACGCGACGAACTTACGGCGGGCTCGGACTTGGGCTCTCGATTGTCAAGCATCTGGCCGAAATGCACGGTGGAACCGTCGAGGCACAGAGCGGGGGCGAGGGGCAGGGCGCAACCTTCATTGTTAGTTTGCCGATTAAAGCCGTGCAAATTGCAGAAGCAGCTTTTGCGGATTCCGACTCAGAAAGCGATGCTACATCGGCAATGCGCCCCCCCGAACCACCGCCGGTGAGTCTGGATGGGCTGCATGTTCTGATTGTCGATGATGAACCTGACGCACGCCGAATGCTTTCAAAGGTACTGGAAGGCGTTGGTGCCCGCGTCACAACGGCAGCGACAGCCGCCGAAGCGCTTGCTGTGATCGCTAATGCCACAGACAAGCTCGACGTCTTCGTTAGCGACGTAGGAATGCCCAATCAGAACGGCTATGACTTAATCCGCGAAGTGCGCCGACTAGGGCATCACGCTCAAGGACTCCCAGCGGTAGCGCTGACCGCATTCGCCCACAAGGATGACGCGAGTGAGGCAGCAATGGCCGGATTTCAGGTCCATCTTGCAAAGCCGGTGAATCTACATGAGCTGACAGCAGTCATTGCCCGACTCGCTGGCCGTGTGTGA
- a CDS encoding tyrosine-type recombinase/integrase, which translates to MAVKRKQIDANPFIELATAVRGNRARQHFVTRQEFQAIIDAAPDVDWQAIIALSRYGGLRVPSELLTLRWADVNLPAGEMTVRATKTEHYEGSGIRVCPIFAELKPYLEAAWDAAEPGTEFVINRYRQTNANLRTQLLRIMLRAGVKPWPKLFHNMRATRQTELFKIHPIQDVCSWLGNSRAVALEHYAQVTNEAFQAALQGEAESEAVPKQNAKQQPTAANRMVSQIVKETAENNGVLHSGAAECQSVRSEKVTPMRTISLSINGSGMLTLAYLPKEFSFITGALSIDSSRPVAAMTTPENRTGQAHFKAI; encoded by the coding sequence GTGGCCGTGAAACGCAAGCAGATTGACGCCAATCCCTTCATTGAATTGGCAACCGCAGTGCGGGGCAATCGAGCCCGCCAGCACTTCGTCACTCGCCAGGAATTCCAAGCGATCATCGACGCTGCCCCAGACGTTGATTGGCAGGCCATTATCGCACTCAGCCGCTATGGCGGGCTACGCGTTCCATCCGAATTGCTTACGCTGCGTTGGGCCGACGTGAATTTGCCCGCGGGCGAAATGACGGTTCGGGCCACCAAAACGGAACACTACGAAGGAAGCGGGATTCGCGTTTGCCCAATCTTTGCAGAACTGAAACCGTACCTAGAGGCAGCATGGGATGCCGCCGAACCCGGAACCGAATTTGTCATAAATCGCTACCGGCAAACGAATGCCAATCTGCGAACTCAGTTGCTCCGCATCATGCTTCGGGCAGGGGTCAAACCGTGGCCCAAGCTGTTTCACAACATGCGGGCCACCCGGCAAACAGAGTTATTCAAGATTCACCCCATTCAGGACGTTTGCAGCTGGCTGGGGAACTCGCGAGCGGTGGCCTTGGAACACTATGCCCAAGTGACCAATGAGGCGTTTCAGGCCGCACTGCAAGGTGAAGCAGAATCCGAAGCAGTGCCGAAGCAAAATGCGAAGCAGCAGCCGACGGCAGCCAATCGCATGGTTTCGCAGATAGTGAAAGAAACCGCGGAAAACAACGGTGTCTTGCACAGCGGTGCGGCAGAGTGCCAATCCGTGCGAAGTGAGAAAGTGACCCCAATGCGAACTATTAGTTTATCGATCAATGGTTCCGGAATGCTAACGCTCGCGTATCTGCCGAAAGAGTTCAGCTTCATCACGGGAGCTTTGTCGATCGACAGCTCACGACCAGTCGCGGCGATGACCACGCCGGAGAACCGCACAGGTCAGGCACATTTCAAGGCGATCTGA
- a CDS encoding PAS domain S-box protein translates to MDQFSVPELSSVEEAQALLAAIITSSDDAIISKYLDGTVRSWNQSAERIFGYRAEEIIGSSITVLFPPDRLDEESQILARLQKGERVDHFQTLRLRKDGTPVAVSVTISPVYDARGNIVGASKVARDVTRTAELEGKFEAIIASSDDAIVSKDLNGIVQSWNNAAERMFGYTATEMIGQSITKLFPPDRLDEEPKILEQLRRGQRVDHFETVRTRKDGRQLDVSVSISPIKDPTGRVIGVSKVARDISSIKRVLRDREELLERESAARAEAERVSRMKDEFLATLSHELRTPLNSILGWATILRSGGATTPNEMEQGIEIIERNARAQAQLIEELLDMSRVINGKLRLDVQPVDLQVVISEAIESVRPAAEGKEIRLTKVLDPKGGPIAGDPNRLQQVLWNLLTNAIKFTPKKGRVQVFLRRVNSHVEISVVDSGEGISAEFLPHLFTRFSQADTSISRQYGGLGLGLALVKSLAELHGGSVQAFSPGRGQGSTFTVSLPLSAVHRDESQPVLTPAPSPKDPQSGADFEGFHVLVVDDDPDARNLIQHILTKCNATVTTAASAAEGLAAVKQHRPDMVLSDIGMPIEDGYEFLIQLRQLSEAEGGDTPAVALTAFARSEDRRRALLAGFQMHLPKPVEATELLAVASNLCASSRRAKSRR, encoded by the coding sequence ATGGACCAGTTCAGCGTACCAGAGCTCAGTTCGGTTGAAGAAGCCCAGGCATTGCTTGCTGCGATCATCACATCGTCTGACGATGCAATCATCAGTAAATATCTAGATGGCACTGTTCGAAGCTGGAACCAATCAGCGGAGCGTATTTTCGGCTACAGGGCTGAGGAAATCATCGGCAGCTCAATAACCGTGTTGTTTCCACCGGACCGGCTCGACGAGGAATCGCAAATCCTGGCGCGCCTTCAGAAAGGCGAACGCGTCGATCATTTCCAGACGCTACGCCTGCGCAAGGATGGCACGCCTGTGGCGGTATCGGTGACTATTTCGCCGGTATACGATGCTCGTGGTAACATCGTTGGAGCTTCCAAGGTTGCCCGTGACGTAACCCGAACCGCCGAACTTGAGGGGAAATTTGAGGCGATCATTGCCTCGTCTGACGATGCGATCGTCAGCAAAGACCTCAACGGAATTGTGCAGAGTTGGAATAATGCCGCCGAGCGTATGTTTGGCTATACGGCCACCGAGATGATTGGCCAGTCGATTACTAAGCTTTTTCCGCCCGACCGACTTGATGAAGAGCCTAAGATCCTGGAACAACTGCGCCGCGGACAGCGTGTCGATCACTTTGAAACGGTCCGGACGCGTAAGGATGGGCGGCAATTGGATGTTTCTGTCTCCATATCTCCCATCAAGGACCCAACAGGCAGAGTTATCGGGGTTTCCAAGGTCGCACGGGACATTAGCAGTATCAAACGCGTTTTGCGGGATCGTGAAGAGCTCCTTGAACGCGAGTCAGCGGCACGTGCGGAGGCCGAACGAGTCAGCCGAATGAAGGACGAGTTTCTTGCGACTCTTTCCCATGAATTGCGTACGCCGCTCAATTCCATTCTGGGATGGGCGACCATACTTCGTTCCGGCGGCGCGACAACCCCAAACGAGATGGAGCAAGGAATCGAGATCATTGAGCGCAATGCGCGCGCACAAGCGCAACTGATCGAAGAACTGCTCGATATGTCGCGCGTTATCAATGGCAAACTGAGGCTCGACGTCCAACCCGTCGACCTGCAAGTTGTGATATCCGAAGCGATCGAGTCAGTCCGACCGGCTGCTGAAGGTAAGGAAATCCGACTTACTAAGGTTCTCGATCCCAAAGGCGGGCCGATCGCTGGCGACCCGAACCGACTCCAGCAAGTTCTCTGGAACCTGCTGACCAACGCCATTAAATTCACACCCAAAAAAGGCCGCGTCCAAGTGTTTCTGCGCCGCGTGAATTCGCACGTTGAAATAAGCGTGGTGGATTCTGGCGAGGGGATTTCCGCCGAGTTTTTGCCACATCTGTTTACTCGCTTCTCGCAGGCCGATACATCGATCTCTCGTCAATACGGCGGCTTAGGCCTTGGATTGGCCCTGGTTAAATCACTGGCAGAGTTGCATGGCGGCAGCGTGCAAGCTTTCAGCCCGGGTCGCGGACAGGGCTCGACTTTCACTGTATCGCTGCCGCTAAGTGCAGTTCATCGCGACGAATCTCAGCCCGTCCTCACGCCTGCCCCATCGCCCAAAGATCCCCAGTCGGGTGCTGACTTTGAAGGATTCCATGTGCTAGTGGTCGACGATGACCCGGATGCACGTAATCTCATCCAGCATATTCTGACAAAGTGCAACGCCACGGTTACCACAGCGGCAAGCGCGGCCGAGGGCCTTGCGGCCGTGAAGCAGCATCGTCCCGACATGGTCTTGAGTGACATTGGTATGCCCATCGAGGACGGCTACGAATTCCTTATCCAGCTGCGTCAGTTATCAGAGGCCGAAGGCGGCGATACGCCTGCTGTGGCTCTTACTGCATTTGCCAGATCGGAGGATCGCCGCCGGGCACTGCTGGCAGGCTTTCAGATGCACCTGCCGAAACCGGTTGAAGCCACGGAACTCCTCGCGGTGGCATCGAATCTCTGCGCCTCAAGCCGCCGCGCAAAATCTCGCAGGTAG
- a CDS encoding type II toxin -antitoxin system TacA 1-like antitoxin — protein sequence MSEKVRSDRLELRLDPNEKAAFERAAELSGLTLSGWVRERLRRLAKEELETAGERAHFIPRSK from the coding sequence ATGAGTGAAAAGGTTCGATCTGATCGGCTAGAACTGCGGCTTGATCCAAATGAAAAAGCGGCATTCGAGCGGGCTGCCGAGTTGTCTGGACTAACTCTATCTGGCTGGGTGCGCGAGAGATTGCGCAGGTTGGCAAAGGAAGAGCTTGAAACCGCTGGTGAGCGCGCACATTTTATTCCGCGGAGCAAATAA
- a CDS encoding DUF262 domain-containing protein, whose amino-acid sequence MGISADGLDVIGIGTFLARHFLAVPSNQRSYAWLEDNVTDFWLDILRAAGAEKRDDYFVGSIVLSRREDDQILEVVDGQQRLATTMIVYGAIRDWYMKMDRAEEAATLMKYLSETDEDTGEDTPRLALNTEDHDFFNLHVIKPANKGHRTNPIAENKKNKYKPSHVKIAAAAEMIRIRVHALVKDLPIDHAIARLKQITKFIREKVKLILVIVDSHDSAYTVFETLNDRGLDLSKADLLKNHIYRTAGTKKIKAAEAKWQAMSAALETVTRREITVDYIRYLWISEKGHVREKHLYKFLKEEVREPAQAVFWAEKLAESAVHYASILNSDHENWGEYGEDSRHNLSIINLIGIERIRPLTLAVVRHFAKNEIIKALQYLICASVRILIAGPPAGTLEQDIAKVAPLISPSGIRTAKDLSAEMLSKDVVPADAKFRAGFATAMVSDSVLARYYLRALEQAATPDTEKPWLVRREQSKSSVEHVLPQKPSPFWSIPEDEAKALRTRLGNLALLAAKPNADVGGGDFVKIKAPVYKDCPLILTSEIGEYKFNKQRLWRKQEIDARQERLADLALAAWPAKWAK is encoded by the coding sequence ATGGGGATTTCGGCCGACGGTCTGGATGTAATCGGGATTGGAACATTTCTGGCGAGACACTTTTTAGCGGTACCTTCAAACCAGCGATCCTACGCATGGCTTGAAGACAACGTGACAGACTTCTGGCTAGATATTCTGCGTGCTGCTGGTGCGGAGAAGCGAGACGATTACTTTGTGGGGTCGATTGTCCTTAGCAGGCGCGAGGATGATCAAATACTTGAAGTGGTTGACGGTCAGCAGCGACTTGCGACAACCATGATCGTTTACGGCGCAATTCGCGACTGGTACATGAAGATGGATCGCGCCGAAGAAGCCGCAACCTTGATGAAGTACTTGAGCGAAACAGACGAGGATACCGGGGAGGATACCCCCCGCCTTGCACTCAACACTGAGGATCACGACTTTTTCAACTTGCACGTTATCAAGCCAGCGAACAAAGGGCATCGAACGAACCCAATCGCAGAGAACAAAAAGAACAAGTACAAGCCTTCCCACGTCAAGATCGCGGCTGCTGCCGAGATGATTCGCATCAGGGTTCATGCCTTGGTTAAGGACTTGCCGATTGATCACGCGATTGCAAGATTAAAGCAGATTACCAAGTTCATTCGCGAGAAAGTGAAGCTGATTCTGGTCATCGTGGACAGTCACGATAGTGCCTATACGGTATTTGAGACACTGAACGACCGGGGGCTAGATTTGTCGAAAGCGGACCTGCTAAAGAACCATATCTATCGCACGGCTGGCACCAAGAAAATCAAGGCTGCTGAAGCGAAATGGCAAGCAATGTCGGCTGCTCTTGAGACAGTCACTCGTCGCGAAATAACGGTCGATTACATTCGGTACCTTTGGATTTCAGAAAAGGGCCATGTTAGAGAAAAGCATCTCTATAAGTTCCTAAAAGAGGAAGTGCGAGAGCCGGCGCAGGCCGTTTTCTGGGCTGAGAAGCTTGCAGAAAGTGCGGTTCATTACGCATCAATCCTGAACTCGGATCACGAGAATTGGGGAGAGTACGGCGAGGATTCTCGTCACAATCTTTCGATCATCAACTTGATCGGCATCGAGCGGATTCGGCCACTAACTCTTGCGGTAGTGAGGCACTTTGCAAAGAACGAGATCATCAAAGCGCTTCAGTATCTGATTTGCGCTTCGGTACGTATCCTCATCGCCGGGCCGCCCGCAGGAACGCTTGAGCAGGATATCGCTAAAGTGGCGCCGCTAATCTCGCCCAGCGGAATTCGCACAGCGAAAGACCTGTCGGCGGAGATGCTTAGCAAAGACGTTGTTCCTGCAGACGCAAAGTTCAGAGCCGGCTTTGCTACAGCCATGGTTTCTGACTCAGTTTTGGCGCGATACTACTTGCGAGCCCTAGAGCAGGCAGCAACGCCGGATACTGAAAAGCCTTGGCTGGTGAGGCGGGAGCAGTCCAAGAGTTCGGTTGAGCATGTATTGCCGCAAAAGCCTTCGCCGTTTTGGAGCATTCCAGAAGATGAAGCAAAGGCATTGCGAACTCGGCTAGGCAATCTAGCGCTACTTGCGGCAAAGCCAAACGCCGATGTTGGCGGGGGCGATTTTGTCAAAATCAAGGCGCCAGTGTACAAGGATTGCCCGCTGATTCTGACGAGTGAAATTGGCGAATACAAATTCAACAAGCAACGGCTGTGGCGGAAACAAGAGATCGACGCAAGGCAGGAGCGCCTTGCAGACCTCGCGCTTGCTGCATGGCCTGCGAAGTGGGCAAAGTGA
- a CDS encoding IS1/IS1595 family N-terminal zinc-binding domain-containing protein, with translation MIDFIKPECTHSRRKKSGLTKSGTQRYKCLDCGKRFTESTATFAGMQIGMETAVAIISQLCEGTSVRATARLVGVDVKTVLELLLLVGPRCKAFLESKIQNVEVSDVQCDEIWQFVYCKRRTARKLEPETGHGGPCGDSWCWTAVERHTKLILCFHVGRRTDADADAFTTKLRYATAPKKFQISTDGLSSYVYPIAHNLGERVDYGRLIKIYKGGDNAGGRYSPPRIAGAKRETVHGNPDDKRICTSHVERTNGSIRCFSKRYGRLTYCFSKKWENHECAVALQFAHFNFCRKHKTLKATPAMASKLADHVWTVEELLTAIAA, from the coding sequence ATGATCGATTTCATCAAGCCCGAATGCACCCACTCCCGCCGCAAGAAGTCCGGCCTCACCAAGAGCGGCACCCAGCGCTACAAGTGCTTGGACTGTGGCAAGCGGTTCACTGAATCCACGGCCACTTTCGCCGGAATGCAGATCGGCATGGAAACCGCCGTCGCGATCATCTCGCAGCTGTGCGAAGGAACCAGCGTTCGCGCTACCGCTCGCCTAGTTGGCGTAGACGTTAAGACGGTTCTCGAATTGCTCCTGTTGGTTGGCCCGCGCTGCAAGGCGTTCCTTGAAAGCAAGATTCAGAACGTGGAAGTGAGCGACGTACAGTGCGATGAAATCTGGCAATTCGTTTACTGCAAGCGCCGCACTGCCCGCAAGCTGGAACCGGAAACCGGCCACGGTGGCCCCTGCGGTGATAGCTGGTGCTGGACGGCAGTTGAACGGCATACCAAGTTGATCCTCTGCTTTCACGTTGGCCGCCGCACCGATGCTGACGCCGATGCGTTCACGACGAAGCTTCGCTATGCGACTGCCCCGAAGAAATTCCAGATTTCGACTGACGGTCTGTCGAGCTACGTCTATCCCATCGCCCACAACCTTGGCGAGCGGGTGGATTACGGCCGCTTGATCAAGATATACAAGGGCGGGGACAACGCTGGCGGTCGCTACAGCCCGCCCCGGATAGCCGGTGCGAAGCGCGAGACGGTTCACGGCAATCCGGACGACAAGCGGATCTGCACCAGCCACGTCGAACGGACGAACGGTTCAATCCGCTGTTTCTCGAAGCGCTATGGACGGTTGACGTACTGCTTCTCCAAGAAGTGGGAAAACCATGAGTGCGCGGTTGCCCTGCAGTTCGCTCACTTCAATTTCTGCCGCAAGCACAAGACGTTGAAAGCCACCCCGGCGATGGCCAGCAAGTTGGCTGACCACGTTTGGACGGTTGAGGAGTTGCTGACCGCGATTGCTGCCTAG
- a CDS encoding arylsulfatase — translation MFRRLYLVAIVLIIVVGFFSWLTTSGKRGTALAQEQNSAPQPKSSEKTEPYKIDRTVLPIPEPKIPHSTVFDARNAKAPPRFQVKAPEKAPNVLIVLIDDMGFGMSSGFGGPIAMPTLERLANNGLRYNHFHTTALCSPTRAALLTGRNHHMCNMGSITETATSFPGQTGQRPNSVAPVAQTLRLNGYSTGAFGKSHETAAWEVSPSGPTDRWPTRSGFDKFYGFLGGETNQWAPMLYDGLNPIEVPRTPGYHFMTDMTDKAIGWMQFEKSLTPDKPFFMYFAPGATHAPHHVPKDWIAKYKGKFDQGWDKMREETLARQIKLGVVPAGTKLAPKPSAIKDWDKLNADEKKLFAHQMEIYAGFGAYADSEITRLVDAVDDLGELDNTLIFYIVGDNGTSAEGGMNGLFNEYSYFNGAPESVEDILKHYDELGGPLSYPHMAAGWAVAGDAPFAWTKQIASEFGGTRNGMVVHWPKGIKAKGELRTQFHHVIDIAPTILEAAGLPEPKSVDGTVQTPIEGVSLKYTFDDAAAKTTHTTQYFEIFGNRSIYHAGWLAGTVHRPAWDFLPKTSLEKDTWELYDTRTDFSCANNIADKNPAKLKELQELFLKEAVKYQVLPLDDRVLERTNADLVGRPELIGHRTSLTLYPGMKGMTENVFINLKNKTHSITAELEIPEKGANGVVLAQAGRFGGWSLYVQDGKPVYTYNFLGLERFSVKGDSALPVGKVTLRFEFAYDGDGLGKGGTGTLLVNGKKAGEDKIGRTQPNIFSADETADVGVDEATPVTEDYKEGDNAFTGKIRKVIVEFTPTKKVAADQAKEKEAAQARKLAE, via the coding sequence ATGTTCCGAAGGCTCTATCTCGTCGCCATCGTGTTGATTATTGTCGTCGGGTTCTTCAGTTGGCTGACAACCAGCGGCAAACGGGGGACCGCGTTGGCCCAAGAGCAAAACTCCGCTCCGCAACCGAAGTCCAGCGAGAAAACTGAACCGTACAAGATTGACCGCACGGTGCTGCCGATTCCCGAACCGAAGATTCCGCATAGCACGGTCTTCGATGCGCGGAACGCGAAAGCGCCGCCACGGTTCCAGGTGAAGGCTCCTGAGAAAGCGCCGAATGTGCTCATCGTTCTCATTGACGATATGGGCTTCGGCATGTCGAGCGGCTTCGGCGGACCAATCGCCATGCCGACGCTGGAGCGTTTGGCAAACAACGGTTTGCGATACAACCACTTCCACACCACGGCACTTTGCTCACCGACGCGCGCGGCGTTGTTAACCGGCCGCAATCACCACATGTGCAACATGGGGTCGATCACCGAGACGGCGACTTCGTTTCCCGGCCAGACCGGACAACGTCCGAATAGCGTAGCTCCCGTCGCACAAACGCTAAGGCTTAACGGCTACAGCACGGGCGCGTTCGGTAAGAGTCACGAAACGGCTGCGTGGGAAGTGAGTCCTTCTGGTCCCACCGACCGTTGGCCCACGCGCAGCGGCTTTGACAAGTTCTATGGCTTCCTCGGCGGCGAGACTAACCAATGGGCACCGATGCTCTACGACGGGCTGAACCCAATTGAAGTGCCAAGAACGCCCGGCTATCACTTTATGACCGACATGACGGACAAGGCAATTGGCTGGATGCAATTTGAAAAGTCGCTCACGCCGGATAAGCCTTTCTTCATGTACTTCGCCCCTGGCGCGACACACGCGCCTCATCACGTGCCGAAGGATTGGATTGCAAAGTACAAAGGAAAATTCGATCAAGGCTGGGATAAAATGCGTGAGGAAACGCTGGCCCGGCAGATCAAGCTCGGCGTGGTTCCCGCCGGCACAAAGCTCGCCCCTAAGCCTAGCGCGATCAAGGATTGGGATAAACTCAATGCCGACGAGAAGAAGCTCTTTGCCCACCAGATGGAAATCTATGCGGGCTTCGGCGCGTATGCCGATAGCGAAATCACTCGCCTGGTCGATGCCGTAGATGACCTCGGCGAACTAGACAACACGCTGATTTTTTACATCGTCGGCGACAACGGTACCAGCGCCGAAGGAGGTATGAACGGGCTGTTTAATGAGTACAGCTATTTCAACGGTGCACCAGAATCGGTCGAGGACATTCTCAAGCATTACGACGAACTCGGCGGACCGCTGTCGTATCCGCACATGGCCGCCGGCTGGGCTGTTGCGGGCGACGCGCCGTTCGCTTGGACTAAGCAGATCGCTTCCGAATTTGGCGGCACCCGCAACGGCATGGTTGTGCATTGGCCCAAAGGCATCAAAGCGAAAGGGGAGCTGCGTACGCAGTTTCACCACGTGATTGACATCGCCCCAACGATTCTGGAAGCAGCCGGACTGCCCGAACCCAAGTCCGTTGATGGCACCGTGCAAACGCCGATCGAAGGCGTGTCGTTGAAATACACCTTCGACGATGCGGCCGCGAAGACCACACACACTACGCAGTATTTCGAGATCTTCGGCAATCGTTCGATCTATCACGCTGGATGGTTGGCCGGCACCGTCCATCGCCCGGCGTGGGATTTCCTGCCGAAGACTTCGCTCGAAAAGGACACGTGGGAGTTGTACGACACTCGCACCGACTTTAGCTGCGCGAACAACATCGCCGATAAGAATCCCGCGAAGCTCAAGGAGTTGCAGGAACTGTTTCTGAAGGAGGCGGTGAAGTATCAAGTGCTACCGCTCGACGACCGCGTGCTGGAACGGACCAACGCTGACCTCGTGGGCCGCCCAGAACTGATTGGCCACCGGACTTCGCTCACGCTGTATCCCGGTATGAAAGGCATGACAGAGAACGTCTTCATCAACCTTAAGAACAAGACGCACTCGATTACCGCAGAGTTGGAGATTCCTGAGAAGGGCGCGAACGGCGTCGTGCTGGCACAAGCGGGACGCTTCGGCGGTTGGAGCTTGTATGTGCAGGACGGCAAGCCGGTCTACACCTACAACTTCCTCGGACTGGAGCGTTTCTCGGTGAAGGGAGACTCGGCACTGCCTGTGGGGAAAGTGACGCTGCGCTTTGAGTTCGCCTACGACGGCGACGGTCTCGGCAAAGGAGGCACAGGGACGCTGTTGGTGAACGGGAAGAAAGCCGGCGAAGACAAGATCGGACGCACGCAGCCTAATATCTTCTCAGCCGATGAAACGGCTGATGTGGGGGTCGATGAAGCCACGCCGGTGACCGAAGATTACAAGGAAGGGGACAACGCGTTCACCGGCAAAATTCGGAAGGTGATTGTGGAGTTCACACCGACGAAAAAAGTGGCCGCGGACCAGGCTAAGGAAAAGGAAGCTGCTCAGGCGCGCAAGTTGGCAGAATGA